Proteins from a single region of Butyrivibrio fibrisolvens:
- a CDS encoding flagellar protein FlaG, whose translation MAINSIQQTNILQVQQMQQIQPVQKEREGAGVDTAGNAADQLAQEVETVKQATGVAPYSQEDGNDESQSEENASQLQHALEVADEQNEKNNEKISKAIANINQKMTANTEAVFGFHDKTNRVTIKIVDKDTKKVVKEFPPEKTLDMIAKAWELAGIMVDERK comes from the coding sequence ATGGCAATTAATTCGATTCAACAGACCAATATTCTGCAGGTTCAGCAGATGCAGCAGATTCAGCCTGTCCAGAAAGAAAGAGAAGGCGCCGGAGTTGATACTGCCGGTAATGCTGCAGATCAGCTCGCCCAGGAAGTAGAAACAGTTAAGCAGGCTACAGGCGTGGCACCTTATAGTCAGGAAGATGGCAATGATGAAAGCCAAAGTGAAGAAAATGCTTCACAACTTCAGCATGCGCTCGAAGTAGCCGATGAACAAAATGAAAAGAATAATGAGAAGATCAGTAAAGCGATAGCTAACATCAATCAGAAGATGACAGCTAATACTGAAGCTGTATTTGGATTCCATGATAAGACCAATCGTGTAACTATCAAGATAGTTGATAAGGACACCAAGAAGGTCGTAAAGGAATTTCCACCGGAAAAGACACTTGATATGATTGCAAAGGCATGGGAACTTGCAGGTATCATGGTCGATGAAAGAAAATAA
- the pap gene encoding polyphosphate:AMP phosphotransferase, which produces MLKDFVKQDYQTGDELKNRIKEERAHLAALQMKIKEAGLPVMVIFEGWNAAGKGALIGKVIRNIDPRFFKVATMDRQPSEEEKRYPFLYRYIKEIPEAGKFRFYDTCWMNEIVNDIIDGKLNEEEYQKKVHSINVIERQLVDNGYLVLKFFCHISQKEQKKRLENLESSKDTKWRVDKEDLKQNKNYEACLDVFERYLDDTNESRTPWYIIDATDKKIAELEVLQFLNQGIDIALTNQKMNVPILQNTFPMEKITKLSEISLKDKTLTDEEYDKELDRLQKELRDLGNKVYRKKIPVIIAYEGWDAAGKGGNIKRITEALDPRDYVVEPIASPEPHEKARHYLWRFWTRLPKTGHITIFDRTWYGRVMVERLEGFCSENDWRRAYNEINEFEKELVDFGAVIVKFWVQIDKDTQLERFTDRQNTPEKQWKITDEDWRNRDKWDLYETAIDEMIAKTSTTFAPWYVLESVDKKYARIKALKIVIEQIKKRL; this is translated from the coding sequence ATGTTAAAAGATTTCGTTAAGCAGGATTATCAGACAGGTGATGAACTAAAAAACAGGATCAAAGAAGAGCGTGCCCACCTTGCAGCGCTGCAAATGAAGATCAAGGAGGCAGGACTTCCTGTCATGGTCATATTTGAAGGCTGGAATGCTGCGGGTAAGGGAGCACTCATTGGCAAAGTCATACGCAATATAGATCCGAGATTTTTCAAGGTTGCAACTATGGACAGGCAGCCAAGTGAAGAGGAAAAAAGATATCCATTTCTTTACAGGTATATCAAAGAAATACCTGAAGCGGGCAAGTTCAGATTCTACGACACTTGCTGGATGAATGAAATAGTTAATGACATAATCGATGGCAAGCTTAATGAAGAAGAGTACCAAAAGAAAGTTCATTCTATCAACGTAATCGAGAGGCAGCTTGTCGATAACGGATATCTGGTCCTTAAGTTCTTTTGCCATATATCACAAAAAGAGCAGAAGAAGCGTCTTGAAAACCTTGAGAGCAGCAAGGACACCAAGTGGCGTGTAGATAAGGAAGACCTTAAGCAGAATAAGAACTACGAAGCCTGCCTTGACGTGTTTGAAAGGTATCTTGACGACACCAATGAATCCAGGACGCCCTGGTATATAATCGATGCGACGGATAAGAAGATTGCGGAGCTGGAGGTGCTTCAGTTCCTTAATCAGGGGATCGATATCGCGCTGACTAACCAGAAGATGAACGTCCCGATCCTTCAGAATACTTTCCCTATGGAAAAGATAACGAAGCTTTCTGAGATATCTCTGAAGGACAAGACTCTTACCGATGAAGAGTATGACAAGGAACTTGACAGGCTGCAAAAAGAACTGCGGGATCTTGGTAACAAGGTTTATCGCAAGAAGATACCTGTCATCATAGCTTACGAAGGATGGGATGCTGCAGGAAAAGGCGGTAATATCAAGAGGATAACAGAGGCCCTTGACCCAAGAGATTATGTGGTTGAGCCTATTGCAAGCCCCGAGCCTCACGAGAAGGCAAGGCACTATCTGTGGAGATTCTGGACGAGGCTCCCTAAGACAGGGCACATCACGATCTTCGACAGAACCTGGTACGGAAGAGTTATGGTTGAAAGGTTGGAAGGCTTCTGTTCTGAGAATGACTGGCGCAGGGCCTATAATGAGATCAATGAGTTTGAAAAAGAACTGGTAGACTTTGGCGCAGTTATAGTAAAATTCTGGGTTCAGATCGATAAGGATACCCAGCTTGAGCGCTTCACGGACAGGCAGAATACTCCCGAGAAGCAGTGGAAGATAACAGATGAAGACTGGCGTAATCGTGATAAGTGGGATCTGTATGAGACTGCTATTGATGAGATGATAGCTAAGACCAGTACTACTTTTGCACCGTGGTATGTGCTTGAATCGGTGGATAAAAAATATGCAAGAATAAAGGCGTTGAAGATTGTTATAGAGCAGATTAAGAAGAGGCTTTAA
- a CDS encoding LicD family protein has product MSFVFTEDYFKEETRHGFTITSTMKRCWACQLRVVGAIDDICERYNLKYFAYWGTLLGAVRSHGMIPWDDDIDLAMTRDSFNGLVEHIDELPDTLHLIGKDASNFPFTGFYRITNTDHIRWTDDYLKDNYDFPMMAGVDIFVFDYIPREREIYNSICQILQVTLDAADLIVENPQDPSLPQKIVNIQNFIGHRLDPSSDKSIVYQLQELYEIAAQSTFPEEADDLGMYNHMMYHDPGQHFPKEAFDHMIRVPFETGTIVIPERYDLFLTHRFGSDYIIPQKLKGAHNYPYYRSELKMIDDYCRENNTDEPIVKCNLQEEMDRYIYN; this is encoded by the coding sequence ATGTCTTTTGTCTTTACAGAAGATTATTTCAAAGAAGAAACAAGACATGGTTTTACTATCACCTCCACTATGAAAAGGTGCTGGGCATGCCAATTGCGGGTTGTCGGAGCTATAGACGATATTTGTGAGCGGTATAATCTTAAGTACTTTGCCTATTGGGGGACTCTCCTTGGGGCAGTGCGCTCTCATGGCATGATTCCATGGGATGATGATATTGATTTAGCCATGACAAGAGACAGTTTTAATGGTCTTGTAGAGCATATTGATGAACTTCCCGATACTCTTCATCTCATAGGAAAAGACGCTTCTAATTTCCCATTTACAGGATTCTATAGGATTACTAATACTGACCACATCAGATGGACTGACGATTATCTAAAAGATAATTATGACTTCCCAATGATGGCGGGAGTTGATATTTTTGTGTTCGATTATATTCCCAGAGAAAGAGAAATATATAACTCTATATGTCAGATTTTGCAAGTAACACTTGATGCTGCCGATCTTATTGTCGAGAACCCCCAAGATCCATCTCTTCCTCAGAAGATCGTAAATATTCAAAACTTCATTGGGCATAGGCTTGATCCATCATCTGACAAGTCAATAGTCTATCAGCTGCAGGAACTTTATGAGATTGCTGCACAGTCAACTTTTCCTGAAGAAGCTGACGATCTTGGTATGTATAACCATATGATGTACCATGATCCGGGACAACATTTTCCCAAAGAAGCTTTCGATCATATGATAAGGGTTCCCTTTGAAACAGGGACTATTGTAATTCCGGAAAGGTATGATCTTTTCCTTACACATCGTTTTGGAAGTGATTATATTATTCCTCAAAAATTAAAGGGAGCTCACAATTATCCCTATTATAGATCTGAACTTAAGATGATCGATGACTATTGTAGAGAGAATAATACTGACGAGCCTATTGTTAAATGTAACCTTCAGGAGGAAATGGACAGGTATATCTATAACTGA
- the fliD gene encoding flagellar filament capping protein FliD produces MTNRITGLNSGLDTESLITALTQNYKTRVDKQTGGQTRLSWKQDIWKSTNKNIVSFYNGKLSDMRFSTAFNKKTSKASSNAVSITTGENAMISSSTVSKTSLAKAAYLTGNKITKDGSDELATKGTKMSELGITEETTISFKMGKDGAEALNITIGPNDDMNDLVSKLNSATTDNGLGLTANYDEKQGRLYIASEKTGEENAFTVDTSTSAAALSILGINTDELEQASQYQEAEDAELVMNGVSYTSASNTFEINGLSISINSSTNEEFTITTSNDTSGIYDMVKEYLSQYNSLIQKLDTLYNADKADKYDILTSDQKDEMTEDEISDWNTKIKSGLLAKDSTLYNVIQALKESMQKGFEVTDANGKTSTMYLSTFGINTKGYFEAEENERGLYHIDGDEDDDYSKANADKLAAAIASDPDAVASFFTQLSREVYGKLGDLMKGSQYSSAYTVYEDKLMASQYSDYNTQISKAEEALEKKQDYYYSKFAAMEKALSKINSSSSSLGSMLG; encoded by the coding sequence ATGACTAACAGGATTACAGGCTTGAATTCCGGCCTAGATACGGAATCTTTGATAACTGCACTTACACAAAATTATAAGACCAGAGTTGATAAGCAGACAGGCGGACAGACAAGACTTTCATGGAAACAGGATATCTGGAAGAGCACTAACAAGAACATAGTATCTTTCTATAACGGCAAACTGTCAGATATGCGCTTTTCAACTGCTTTTAATAAAAAGACATCTAAAGCATCAAGTAACGCAGTATCAATTACAACTGGCGAAAACGCAATGATCTCATCGTCAACAGTAAGTAAGACGAGCCTTGCGAAAGCTGCTTACCTTACAGGTAATAAGATAACCAAGGATGGCAGCGATGAGCTTGCAACAAAAGGCACTAAGATGTCCGAGCTTGGGATTACAGAAGAAACGACGATTTCTTTTAAGATGGGCAAAGATGGAGCAGAGGCTTTAAATATAACTATCGGCCCTAATGACGACATGAACGATCTGGTATCCAAACTGAATTCTGCGACAACAGATAACGGTCTTGGATTAACTGCCAACTATGATGAGAAGCAGGGAAGATTATATATAGCTTCCGAGAAGACTGGCGAAGAAAATGCATTTACCGTTGATACAAGCACAAGTGCAGCAGCACTTTCAATACTTGGAATTAACACGGATGAACTTGAACAGGCATCACAGTATCAAGAAGCAGAGGATGCTGAACTAGTAATGAACGGTGTATCGTACACATCAGCATCTAATACATTTGAGATTAATGGGCTTTCTATATCTATAAATTCTTCTACAAATGAAGAATTTACCATTACGACCTCTAATGATACTAGTGGCATATATGATATGGTCAAGGAATATCTGTCTCAGTACAATTCTTTGATCCAGAAGCTTGATACTTTGTACAATGCAGATAAGGCAGATAAGTATGATATCCTGACTTCTGATCAGAAAGATGAGATGACAGAGGATGAGATCTCTGATTGGAATACCAAGATAAAATCAGGACTCCTAGCTAAAGACAGTACTCTGTATAACGTAATACAAGCCCTTAAAGAATCCATGCAGAAAGGCTTCGAAGTAACAGATGCAAATGGTAAGACATCTACGATGTATCTTTCAACATTTGGAATCAATACAAAGGGATACTTTGAAGCAGAAGAGAATGAGCGTGGTCTATATCATATTGACGGAGATGAGGATGATGATTATTCCAAGGCAAATGCAGATAAGCTTGCTGCAGCAATAGCAAGTGACCCTGATGCAGTTGCCAGTTTCTTCACACAGCTATCAAGGGAAGTATATGGTAAGCTTGGCGATCTCATGAAGGGATCTCAATATTCAAGTGCTTATACAGTTTATGAAGATAAGCTCATGGCATCACAGTACAGTGATTATAATACTCAGATCTCCAAAGCAGAAGAAGCTTTAGAGAAAAAACAGGATTATTATTACAGTAAATTTGCCGCAATGGAGAAGGCTCTGTCCAAGATCAATTCCAGTTCTTCATCACTTGGAAGTATGTTAGGATAA
- the fliS gene encoding flagellar export chaperone FliS: MNKANPYAQYANNKVMSASGPELTLMLYEGAIKFCNRAENACEKKDIEGAHVNIRKVQNIIAYLRETLNMKYATAQDFENIYSYLDRRLVEANVSKDIEILKEVNKHLHSVRDTWIGVMKANNVPVPNSYMNHSDAV; encoded by the coding sequence GTGAATAAAGCTAATCCATATGCACAATATGCGAACAATAAAGTGATGTCAGCTTCCGGTCCTGAGCTAACCCTCATGCTTTACGAAGGCGCGATCAAATTCTGTAACAGGGCAGAGAATGCCTGTGAGAAAAAAGATATTGAAGGCGCACATGTAAATATTCGTAAGGTTCAGAATATCATTGCATATCTGCGTGAGACCCTGAATATGAAATATGCTACTGCTCAGGATTTTGAGAATATCTATTCATATCTTGATAGAAGACTTGTTGAAGCCAATGTCAGCAAGGATATCGAGATATTGAAAGAGGTAAATAAGCACCTGCATTCTGTAAGAGATACATGGATTGGCGTTATGAAGGCCAATAATGTACCTGTCCCTAACAGCTATATGAATCATTCGGATGCAGTATAA
- a CDS encoding glycosyltransferase family A protein, with product MNGISVFLKWANSKTLDIPKYKESLHLICDLPCITDVIDNLEDDTHPDNDLLIIDPDIVLEPSNLLRLQETLYSSYFIGAVQPQTNYVMRSLESDPSNKLFAECAEYANFLGYSDRDGLITVPFFHDYCVLVRGSLRKKLFGTSTGVCTKLRSGLYQGADLALSIQRFGYTCVTSKNCFFFRRKSSRSDHFDTLKKFRHDECLFRKLGRKIKSERLTIAIPTCNHEDSLKRLLDSLSQQTCPDFDILIQDDYSNTDMGDLINDYDISFSRNISIYKNPFNVGPSPNIGIALANVNTTLVWILSDEDVIRKDAVETIYRAAFSFPESGVLYFPININYQNLKLLPMQTFYSLRHFVRFFTSMSLERDEHIGDSLLCLSDKVFRIPRLIDNMSAFYKYAYSDIPTTALLLKALDSGIPCSLIPKNLIKESDALQKELNLYEVINRMRIINRLDLSLISKQRSDLFEMLYPYFKEAMCEYLSDDYKDDEKYIERTFITIYRYILPETDRQVIDDVIKLCKAPSESLEPQEVAN from the coding sequence ATGAACGGCATCTCTGTTTTTCTCAAATGGGCAAATAGCAAGACCTTAGATATTCCTAAGTACAAAGAATCGCTTCATCTTATCTGCGATCTTCCGTGTATTACTGATGTAATAGACAATCTCGAAGATGATACCCACCCTGATAATGATCTGCTTATCATTGATCCTGATATCGTTCTGGAGCCTTCTAACCTGTTGCGTCTTCAGGAGACTCTTTATTCCTCCTACTTCATTGGCGCTGTGCAGCCTCAGACCAATTATGTCATGCGATCATTAGAGAGTGATCCTTCAAACAAACTCTTTGCAGAATGCGCTGAGTATGCAAACTTCCTTGGCTATTCAGATCGTGACGGGCTTATTACTGTTCCCTTCTTCCATGACTATTGCGTTCTTGTAAGGGGTTCTTTGAGAAAAAAACTTTTTGGTACCTCAACAGGTGTTTGCACAAAACTCCGTTCAGGGCTTTACCAGGGAGCTGACCTTGCGCTTTCTATCCAGCGTTTTGGCTATACCTGCGTGACCAGTAAGAACTGTTTTTTCTTTAGGCGTAAAAGTTCTCGCTCTGACCACTTCGATACGCTTAAAAAGTTCAGGCATGATGAGTGTCTGTTTAGAAAACTTGGGCGCAAAATAAAAAGTGAGCGTCTTACTATTGCTATTCCAACCTGCAATCATGAAGACTCCCTTAAAAGGCTTCTTGACAGTCTGAGCCAGCAAACCTGCCCTGACTTTGACATATTGATACAAGATGATTACTCTAACACAGATATGGGTGACCTGATCAATGATTATGATATAAGCTTTAGCCGCAATATATCTATATACAAGAATCCTTTCAATGTCGGACCTAGTCCCAACATTGGCATTGCGCTGGCCAATGTAAATACTACTCTTGTATGGATATTATCTGATGAAGATGTGATCCGCAAGGATGCTGTAGAAACCATATACAGGGCTGCTTTTTCATTCCCTGAAAGCGGTGTTTTATATTTTCCTATAAATATCAATTATCAGAATTTAAAGCTGCTTCCAATGCAGACTTTCTATTCACTAAGGCATTTTGTCAGGTTCTTTACATCTATGTCTTTGGAAAGAGACGAGCACATTGGTGACAGCCTTCTGTGCCTTTCAGATAAGGTTTTCAGGATTCCAAGACTTATTGATAATATGTCAGCATTTTATAAGTACGCATACTCAGATATTCCGACTACAGCTCTCCTTCTGAAAGCTTTAGATTCCGGCATTCCATGCTCACTTATACCTAAGAATCTGATAAAAGAAAGTGATGCCTTACAAAAAGAGCTAAATCTATATGAAGTAATTAATAGAATGCGTATAATAAACAGGCTTGATCTTTCTCTTATTTCTAAGCAGCGTTCAGACCTTTTTGAAATGCTTTATCCATACTTTAAGGAAGCTATGTGTGAATATCTGAGCGATGACTACAAAGATGATGAAAAATATATTGAAAGAACATTCATAACAATATATAGATACATTCTGCCTGAAACCGATAGGCAGGTAATTGATGATGTAATAAAATTGTGCAAGGCTCCGTCAGAATCATTAGAGCCACAGGAAGTTGCAAATTAA
- a CDS encoding glycosyltransferase family 2 protein, translating into MISVITICKNEAAHISQTIESVISQSYSDVEYIVIDGGSTDGTVDIIKSYSDKISYFVSEPDNGIYDALNKGLLAAHGEVIGTMNGGDFYEPGALQTVWNSYLENPDSNILYGDLNFIYDDGTSENFIAGDDLSRLPYGSINLGHVACFVTADTYIEQGLFNTAYKIAGDYDFLLRCYVNGKKFHHIRSTLSNYRVNGVSSTNHVLTFQETCAIALVYAKDEAMRSEIREGIANLYKERFLS; encoded by the coding sequence ATGATTTCAGTAATAACCATATGTAAAAATGAAGCAGCTCATATATCGCAAACCATCGAAAGTGTAATTAGTCAATCGTATAGCGATGTCGAATACATCGTTATAGATGGCGGTTCAACTGATGGAACTGTAGATATCATTAAATCCTATTCTGATAAGATCTCCTATTTTGTCTCCGAACCTGATAATGGAATATATGATGCCCTTAATAAAGGACTTCTTGCCGCTCATGGTGAAGTCATAGGTACTATGAACGGCGGAGACTTCTATGAACCAGGAGCTCTGCAGACTGTATGGAATAGCTATCTTGAAAATCCAGACAGCAACATTTTGTATGGAGATCTAAATTTCATTTATGACGACGGAACAAGTGAGAATTTTATCGCAGGCGATGATCTTTCAAGACTTCCGTATGGCTCTATTAATTTGGGGCATGTAGCCTGCTTTGTCACAGCAGATACGTACATAGAACAAGGCTTATTTAATACAGCCTATAAGATTGCCGGAGATTATGATTTTCTTCTTAGGTGCTATGTTAATGGAAAAAAGTTCCATCATATAAGGAGCACTCTTTCTAATTACAGGGTTAACGGTGTATCAAGCACCAACCACGTTCTGACTTTTCAGGAAACATGCGCTATAGCTCTTGTCTATGCAAAGGACGAAGCAATGAGAAGCGAGATACGAGAAGGAATCGCGAATTTATATAAGGAGCGCTTTCTATCGTGA
- a CDS encoding acyltransferase, translating into MQQAIYSVYVILPILLLWGAKFTGFKKFNDEFLSIKQTKAFQGFLAVCIMLHHIAQKTCASWIYPPSRIVHGLDIFVDMGFLLVSVFLFFNGYGVYKSFHAKDNYLKGYFKKRILPVVLALYTTTFIFFIARLLVGEKMNGEQIRLYLTSIQLCNPNTWYVIVLPFFYLFFYISFRFIKKDGLAVAATCALVIAYMLYGTTVDHNDYWIRGEWWYNCVILFPVGIVFAKFEKKIIPHVQKFYWFYLILFLAAYYPIRIGVNNVANMFGYYGEGWIPQNIVVMNRRITLAAQSVLCTWFVMCWLLLGMKVKIGNAFIKFMGTITLEFYLIHGLYVELFGWQFDGGVPSPHHIKYVIVYVLVVFALGVPSAILLQNIHHVILGKKKLRDIFKVPTMKKEAQIETKKKDKSA; encoded by the coding sequence ATGCAACAAGCAATCTATTCAGTCTACGTAATCTTACCAATCTTACTATTGTGGGGAGCAAAGTTCACGGGATTTAAGAAGTTCAACGATGAATTCCTGTCCATCAAGCAGACCAAGGCATTTCAGGGGTTCCTTGCAGTCTGCATTATGCTTCATCACATCGCACAGAAGACCTGTGCATCCTGGATCTATCCGCCGTCAAGAATCGTTCATGGTCTTGATATCTTTGTTGATATGGGATTTCTTCTCGTATCGGTGTTCCTCTTTTTCAACGGATATGGAGTTTATAAGAGCTTCCATGCCAAAGACAACTACTTAAAAGGATATTTCAAAAAGCGTATCCTTCCTGTAGTTCTTGCCCTTTACACAACAACTTTTATATTCTTTATCGCAAGGCTTCTTGTGGGAGAAAAGATGAACGGCGAGCAGATAAGGCTCTATCTTACGAGCATACAGCTCTGCAATCCTAATACCTGGTATGTTATCGTCCTTCCGTTCTTCTATCTGTTCTTCTATATTTCTTTTAGATTCATCAAGAAGGATGGTCTTGCAGTCGCAGCTACATGCGCCCTTGTGATCGCATATATGCTCTATGGAACAACTGTTGATCACAACGATTATTGGATCAGGGGTGAGTGGTGGTATAACTGCGTAATTCTTTTCCCAGTAGGAATTGTCTTTGCCAAGTTTGAAAAAAAGATTATTCCTCATGTTCAGAAGTTCTACTGGTTTTATCTTATACTGTTCCTTGCAGCTTACTATCCTATCCGCATTGGGGTAAACAATGTTGCTAATATGTTCGGATACTACGGAGAAGGCTGGATCCCGCAGAATATCGTGGTTATGAACAGGCGTATCACTCTTGCCGCTCAGTCAGTTCTGTGCACGTGGTTTGTAATGTGCTGGCTTCTTCTTGGTATGAAAGTTAAGATCGGCAATGCGTTCATTAAATTCATGGGCACGATCACTCTTGAGTTCTACCTTATCCACGGTCTTTATGTAGAGCTCTTTGGATGGCAATTCGATGGCGGCGTGCCAAGCCCTCATCATATCAAGTATGTGATCGTATATGTACTTGTTGTTTTTGCGCTGGGTGTTCCGTCTGCAATTTTGCTTCAGAATATTCACCATGTTATTCTTGGAAAGAAGAAATTGCGTGATATTTTCAAGGTACCTACTATGAAAAAAGAAGCTCAAATTGAAACAAAGAAAAAAGATAAAAGCGCCTAA
- the ispD gene encoding 2-C-methyl-D-erythritol 4-phosphate cytidylyltransferase — protein MEKKMKTAAIVLAAGSGSRMRSNVKKQYMEINEKPLIYYALKAFEDSFTDEVILVVSPGDIDYCKAEIVDKYGFSKVRNIVEGGAERYDSVRLGLHAVSDDTDYVMIHDGARPFVTEDIMQRSVDAARENRACVVGMPVKDTIKISDTDGFSAQTPDRKTLWMIQTPQTFEYSLIRKLYDKLEEDKEEIKAKGINITDDAMVVETFSDVKVKLVEGSYNNIKVTTPEDIGFAQAILGN, from the coding sequence TTGGAGAAGAAAATGAAGACAGCAGCGATCGTTCTGGCAGCAGGAAGTGGCAGCAGAATGCGTAGTAATGTAAAGAAGCAGTACATGGAAATAAACGAAAAGCCTCTTATCTATTATGCGTTAAAGGCATTTGAAGACAGCTTCACAGATGAAGTTATTCTTGTAGTATCTCCAGGCGACATTGATTATTGCAAAGCTGAGATAGTAGATAAGTATGGTTTTAGTAAAGTCAGAAATATAGTAGAAGGCGGCGCTGAACGCTACGATTCAGTAAGACTTGGACTTCATGCCGTATCAGATGATACCGACTACGTAATGATCCACGACGGTGCAAGACCATTTGTAACAGAAGACATAATGCAAAGATCTGTTGACGCAGCCAGAGAAAACAGGGCCTGCGTTGTAGGGATGCCGGTTAAAGATACAATAAAAATTTCTGATACAGACGGCTTTTCTGCTCAGACTCCGGACAGAAAGACCCTCTGGATGATCCAGACACCACAGACCTTTGAATACAGTCTTATCAGAAAGCTTTATGATAAGCTTGAAGAGGATAAAGAAGAGATTAAAGCTAAGGGAATCAATATTACCGACGATGCTATGGTTGTCGAGACTTTTTCTGATGTCAAAGTCAAACTGGTAGAAGGTTCTTATAATAATATCAAGGTTACTACCCCTGAAGATATCGGATTCGCACAGGCAATACTAGGAAATTGA
- the tsaD gene encoding tRNA (adenosine(37)-N6)-threonylcarbamoyltransferase complex transferase subunit TsaD, protein MSIKSGEETSSHNKETEDSSDKKHVIILAIESSCDETAAAVVRDGRDVLSNIISSQIALHTVYGGVVPEIASRKHVEKVNYCVREALSQADLKLEDIDAIAVTYGPGLVGALLVGVSEAKALSFATGIPLVGVHHIEGHISANYIENKDLEPPFVCLVVSGGHSHLVVVKDYGEYEIIGQTRDDAAGEAFDKVARAIGLGYPGGPKIDKAAREGDPDAISFPAAKIADAEYDFSFSGLKSAVLNYINIQRMQGDDFNKNDLAASFQKAVVDVLTEHAIRACKEYGYDKLAIAGGVASNTALRTSLENACKENNIKFYRPSPVLCTDNAAMIGAAGYYEYMKGVRADLTLNAVPNLPLGDRERRFHGRQSM, encoded by the coding sequence ATGTCAATAAAAAGCGGAGAAGAAACTTCTTCGCATAATAAAGAGACAGAGGATAGCAGTGACAAAAAACACGTAATTATCCTTGCAATAGAAAGCAGCTGTGATGAAACCGCAGCTGCTGTAGTTCGTGATGGAAGAGATGTTCTGTCCAACATCATATCTTCTCAGATCGCGCTCCACACAGTATACGGCGGAGTTGTTCCGGAGATCGCATCAAGAAAGCATGTAGAAAAGGTTAACTACTGCGTACGAGAGGCGCTGTCTCAGGCAGATCTTAAGCTTGAAGATATAGATGCAATTGCAGTAACTTATGGGCCGGGTCTTGTAGGAGCATTACTTGTAGGCGTATCTGAAGCCAAAGCCCTTAGCTTTGCTACAGGCATTCCGCTTGTAGGAGTTCATCATATTGAAGGTCATATAAGTGCTAACTATATTGAGAATAAAGACCTTGAGCCTCCTTTTGTATGCCTTGTAGTATCAGGTGGTCACTCTCACCTTGTAGTCGTTAAAGATTATGGCGAGTATGAGATCATAGGCCAGACAAGAGATGATGCAGCAGGCGAAGCCTTTGACAAGGTCGCTAGAGCAATAGGCCTTGGATACCCCGGAGGCCCTAAGATCGATAAGGCAGCAAGAGAAGGTGACCCTGACGCAATATCTTTCCCTGCAGCTAAGATTGCAGATGCTGAATACGACTTTAGTTTCAGCGGCCTTAAATCTGCCGTTCTTAACTACATCAATATTCAGAGAATGCAGGGCGATGACTTTAATAAAAACGATCTTGCAGCATCCTTCCAGAAGGCTGTTGTAGACGTTCTCACAGAGCATGCCATAAGAGCCTGCAAAGAATACGGCTACGACAAGCTTGCTATAGCAGGAGGCGTTGCTTCTAACACAGCACTTAGAACAAGCCTTGAAAATGCCTGCAAGGAAAATAATATAAAGTTCTATAGACCATCACCTGTACTATGTACAGATAATGCCGCTATGATAGGGGCAGCAGGATACTATGAGTATATGAAAGGTGTAAGAGCAGACCTTACACTTAATGCAGTTCCAAACCTTCCATTGGGAGATCGAGAGCGCAGATTCCATGGAAGACAGTCTATGTAA